The Sphaerospermopsis torques-reginae ITEP-024 genome has a window encoding:
- the tadA gene encoding tRNA adenosine(34) deaminase TadA, with protein sequence MSNHQKWMNHALELAQTAGEAGEVPVGAVIVDAAGNLIATGENRKERDKDPTAHAEIIAIRSAAQTLQSWRLDQCTLYVTLEPCPMCAGAIVHARLATIVYGVDDTKTGSVRTVINIPSSPASNHRLQVVGGILESACRQQLQSWFAAKRHKHK encoded by the coding sequence ATGAATCACGCTTTAGAACTAGCACAGACAGCTGGTGAAGCGGGGGAAGTTCCTGTAGGTGCGGTGATTGTTGATGCAGCAGGTAATTTAATTGCCACGGGGGAAAATAGAAAAGAACGAGACAAAGACCCTACCGCCCATGCAGAAATTATCGCTATTCGGTCAGCCGCACAAACTTTACAAAGTTGGCGTTTAGATCAATGCACCCTGTATGTCACATTAGAACCATGTCCAATGTGTGCAGGTGCTATAGTCCATGCACGTTTGGCGACAATTGTCTATGGTGTGGACGATACCAAAACTGGTTCGGTACGTACTGTTATTAACATACCCTCAAGCCCCGCATCCAATCACCGTTTACAAGTAGTAGGAGGTATTCTAGAATCAGCTTGTCGTCAACAATTACAGTCCTGGTTTGCAGCAAAAAGACATAAGCATAAATAA